The following are encoded in a window of Myxocyprinus asiaticus isolate MX2 ecotype Aquarium Trade chromosome 17, UBuf_Myxa_2, whole genome shotgun sequence genomic DNA:
- the LOC127455082 gene encoding uncharacterized protein LOC127455082 has translation MSGTSIDSSSRNLKAVLLHNGNKYPSLPLAHSVHLKEDYSSIKTLQDTLKYDEYGWEVIRDFKMVTFLMGLQGGFTKFPCYLCLWDSRDTKVHYHRRDWPQRTEFSVGRNNVKWEPLVDPRKLLMPPLHIKLGLMKQFVRALDKESAAFKYLQDFFPKLSEAKVKAGVFVGPQIKKILECNEFPKKLTSKEKAAWNSFVAVVRGFLGNHKAENYVELIETLVKNHGTMGCRMSLSVHILDAHLDKFKENMGAYSSEQGKHFHQDILDFERRYQGQYNENMMGDYIWGLICKVIYSIIVNLEKLLASKSFVVILYYFSINTC, from the coding sequence atgagtggcacctccattgacagctcatccaggaacctcaaagccgtgctgctccataatggtaacaagtacccgtctcttcccctggctcactcggtgcacctcaaagaggattacagcaGTATCAAGACCTTGCaggacaccttgaagtatgatgagtatggctgggaggtcataagagacttcaaaatggtgacattcctgatgggtctccaaggcggtttcaccaagtttccctgctatctttgcctttgggacagcagggacaccaaggtgcattaccacaggcgggactggccacagcggaccgagttctctgtgggaaggaacaatgtcaagtgggagccactggtggacccccggaagttgctgatgccaccactgcacatcaaattgggccttatgaaacaatttgtcagagctctagataaggagtcggcagccttcaagtaccttcaagacttcttccctaagctgtctgaggcaaaggtcaaagccggtgtctttgtcggaccacagataaagaagatcctggagtgcaatgaattccccaagaagctcactagtaaggagaaagcggcttggaacagctttgtcgcagtggttcgtggcttcctgggcaatcacaaggccgaaaactatgtggagctgattgagactctggtgaagaaccacggcacaatgggctgtaggatgtccctcagtgtccatatccttgatgctcatcttgataaattcaaggagaacatgggagcatacTCCTCGGAGCAAGGCAagcacttccatcaggatatactggactttgaacggcgctaccaaggacagtataacgagaacatgatgggagactacatttgggggctgatttgtaaagtgatttacagtataattgtaaatctcgaaaaactactcgcttctaaatcttttgttgtcattttatattactttagtataaatacatgttaa